The sequence CATGAGAACGAGAAGGTGAAAATGTGTTTCGCATCTTAAACTCATGGAAAGCATCGGCTCAAGCGGCATATCGTCACAGGGTGTCTCAAGTTGCATAAATGATGGCAGAAGAATAATGAATCTTGTTTTCCAGGGCGTGTAATGTGGACGAGAGAGGAGGCCCTCTCCGATGTGGTCACGATGGAAATGGTGGATCTGCCCCTCACAGGAACTCAGGCTGAGCTGGAGGGAGAGTTCGGCAAAAAAGCTGGTAAATGTCGACCTCGACTCCTTTtgcttgtttctgtctcccACCTTTCCAACTTTAACTCTAAACCCTGCTGGGCTTTTATGTAAATTATTTCATTGCATGCTTAGTTGTTCTGTATTGTTTGAGCTTTACCAAGACCCTGAAGGCAGTGGTCTAATTCCTAACCGCCGCAGTAGTTTGTCATTGTTTTCCACGAATGCACAACTAATAAATCCCATTATTGGATGCTTTTACGTTCAGCCTGAAGTTTCTTAACCTACACTGTGGATTTCTTGTTGTTAACTGATGCCAGgatgtgtttgctgctgttggcttcactgttttctgcttttgtcTGGTTTTTTATTGCTGCGCTTGGACTCAGCCATTCAAGGTAATATTCTGCTTTTGGTCAATACAGCGTGATTTAATAGGCTCTCCAGTTGTCTGTGTAGTtctcagtcattcattcatagatttagtgacacccacagccacaatactagagggagcacaaacaacaacctgattacaccctcctatgaGACAAAcgtgggtaaatcatctttttacaatactgcccccccaagggtggaactgtttgactcctgccctcaaaacatgcacctctttggcctccttcaaaacggccctaaaaattcacctttcggggggggggggtggatttatgtactaaggacttccaacagaaacaagactgcaagggcttttttgaaatgctcctcttagacaggatgttcgactgtacttgtactgtaatacatgctactggttgactgtacttgtactctaacattctatctaataaatatattcatcatcatcaggccgAGGTAAAGCAAGAAGAGTTCTTCTTGCTCTCCTGTTGTTGGCTGAAAATCCAGCAGACAATTATTTTAGCCAAGCATTGATAGAACTGCTTCATTCACGATATGATATAAGATGAAGAACAAGCATTGAACATACTATATTAATACTGTAGCATACACCTGTACCAATATTGTCTAGTAAGCCATTGTTCTCAAATGGTGTGTTCTTCTCCTCATGCCTCCAGATGGCCTGTTGGCCATGGTGATAAAGCGGCTCTCCTCTCAGCTCATCTTGCTGCAGGCGTGGGTCTCCCACCTCTGGAAGTTGTTCTACGACGCACGACAGCCTCGCAGCCAAGTTAAAAATGAGGTGACAATTGAGAACCTCTCAAGAGACGAGTTCAACCTGCAGAAGATGATGGTTATGGTTACTGCGTCAGGAAAGGTACGAGATTAGCGCCTTGCCCTCACTGTTTGCTGAAGCTCTGGGAGTGATCGGTATGAAGAGCTGTGCAATGCTTGCTCCTCCATTTTGTCTGTGGTCAAAAGTGTAATGAAACATTACTAATCTTAAACGCTGGGTTTTTTCCGGTACAGTTGAccttctttttgtctttcttatTAAGCTGTTTGGGATTGACAGCAAGACCGGCAGTATTGTATGGAAGCACTACCTGGAGAACATCCCATCCAGCGCAGCCTTCAAGCTAATGGTGCAGCGGACGACTGCGCACTTTCCTCATCCGCCACAGTGCACATTGCTCATCAAAGACAAGGTATAAAATAACCGTAGTTTTGAGCTGGGATTTAAAGGCCTTAGTGTTGGCAGTCAGGAAAGATCTAAAGGGCCGTTGAAGCCAGTGACCTCACTCTGAAATCAGCTGATCCTACCTGACACAGAATGGCGCtttaaaagagctggaattaAGAAGCATGTCGAAAGATGAGTACCGGTAGCTTTTCTGCTAAAGTGTTGCCGGATGCGAAAACACTGGTCGGACCTCTGGAGACGTAGAGAAggtctgtatttatttgtgtcttgTATTTATAGGAGACGGGCTTGGCCTCGCTCCACGTATTTAATCCCATCTTCGGAAAGCGGAGTCACATCTCTCCACCCGCTCTGCCTCAGCCAATACTTCAGTCACTTCTGCTGCCTCTCATGGACCAGGATTATGCTAAGGTCTTGCTTCTGGTTGATGACCAGTACAAGGTCAGTGATGGGGAAACCCTCTCGCATGCCATGTCAGCGTTCTGAGTGATGAatcgaaacacacacacctgttgtgTTGTGTCTTGACGCTATTGATTTCTTCACACATCCACGTATGACCGGGCTCCTTAAGGCTGTCTCATGCTACATCTGCACAGCGCAGCGCAGCACAGACCTGTAGAATTGGATTGCACTGTTAACTTCTATTTAGGCAAGACATGCAGGAATGACTTGTAAGAATTAtattccccctttttttttgccacaggtTACTGCTTTTCCTTCGACTAAGAAcgtgctgcagcagcttcaggagaTGGCCTCATCCATATTCTTCTATCTCGTTGATGCCAGTCAGGGAAGACTTTCTGGCTACAGGCTTCAAACGGTAAATTATTTCAAGGCTCACAGATCAAACATTTTCGATTGGCCGTGCTCGGCTATTTGTTGCCGTTGCGACAACAATGGATGCTGTATTTCATTCATAAATGATGATTCTAGATttcactgattgggggggggggaaagtcaTCATAAATGATTAGAACTGTTATTCAGTAAATGATTTATGAACAATAGTAGTtcaaactactactactgtattttcTTACACaacaaatcaacgttctccacttcaccttgtcctttgcatcgtcctccccaacaccagccactctcatgtcctccctcactacgtccatgtatcttctcctgggtcgacctctagccctgttccctggcagctccatcctcagcatcctacCGATGTCGTTACTGAACAATAATAGTTCAAACGATCTTAAAATATTCAGAGTACAGTCTGTGTCTTGTTTCAGttctgaatttaatttgaatCACAGACAGCCGCTTGGCAAAAAGATTAACTCTGGACTGTCGTGTTTGTCATAGGACTTGTCAACCGTGCTGATCTGGGAGGCTTTCCTGCCAACTGAAGTGCAGAAGATTGTCACCATCAAAGGGAAAAGGCCCAATGAGCATGTGCACTCGCAGGGCAGAGTCATGGGAGACCGGAGCGTCCTCTACAAGGTATCATGACTTCCTCTGTAACTATGCTACTGTTGTGGTTTGTTGATAAATCATTGCTGCTCTTATTGCCACTGGATTTAGTCAGTGAAGTCCTGACTTGGCTCTTTCCCACATCAGTCACAAATGCAGTCCCTCTTCATCCTGACGTAGGCTAAATGATCATTTCCGTTTCTCCAGTGAATATTACATCCTCTCCACTGACCAAAGTAGAATTAAGCCGTGTTTTCCCTGAGTTTTCCCACTCAATGCACGGAACAGGATGAACAACATGCTCGTCTTTCATTGGTccagtagaaaaaaaaacagttgagGGAAAATGGGTCAATGAAAACATGATGACTCATCGCAAAGGGACAGGGAATGTTCAGTCATCTGTCCACTGGGCATTATTGGAAGTATGGCTCAGTGTGTCGTCGCACTGACAGAAGGTATCGTAACGGTCATGATGATTTAATTTCTTGTAGGATTTCTTCTCTCAGACTGATAAAGCAACATCATAACATTCATATGTTATATTCAAATTGTTGTTAGTCAATCCTGTGCATTAAATGGGATTGGTAATGCTGTCAATATTGGTActatttcatattatttttaattcatcctTGTGTAATCCACACATAATAAATACTTCACACATTtagccatcgggggggggggactaaagcTCTTAGGCGTGTTGCAAGTGGTCGGAGAATGCGACTAGAGGTTTGTGCCCCTGCAAAAGAAAACTTTGCtcaagatgtttgtttttttgtttgttttctttctgaaagtATCTAAACCCCAATCTGCTGGCTGTGGTGACGGAGAGCACCGATTTACATCAGGAGCGAAGCTTCGTTGGGATCCTCTTGATTGATGGCGTGACCGGTCGTATCATCCACGAGGCTGTTCAGAGAAAGGCCAGAGGGCCGGTGCATGTAGTGCACTCTGAAAACTGGGTGGTGGTGAGTTATGCATGGCTACAGTcactgtaggggggggggcggagggggaggTCCACATGTTCTCGCTACTGAATGAATCCTCTTTGTGATCAACTCCGCAGTATGAATACTGGAGCACCAAGTCTCGCAGGAATGAGTTCTCTGTCATCGAACTCTATGAGGGAATGGACCTCTACAACAGCACCATGTTTAGCTCGCTGGATCGGCCGTATGCTCCTCAGGTGCTTCAGCAGTCTTACATCTTCCCCTCCTCCATTTCGGCCGTGGAGGCCACGCTGACCGAGAAGGGCATCACCAGCCGCCATCTGCTCAGTAAGTTCCGGCGAGCTCCCGGGGATTAGCCTGAAGTTTTAAGAATTTCACTTATCCTTTAAGTATCTGAGAGTAACCAACTGAAATCCCTTCTGTTCTGcctgttttaaatatttctctgcCGGTTTTTTCACAGTTGGCTTGCAATCCGGAGGGATTTTGTCGTTGCCCAAGATGTTCCTTGACCCCCGTAGGCCTGAAATAATTTCTGAGCAAAGCCGGTGAGTCTTTTAATCAGGATTAAATTTAAGCATTTCGGTTGCCTTTCAGTTGACCTAATGGGATAGGTTCTAGCGCAACCCAGTAATGGAAAATAGATCCACTTTGATCTTGAATCAAAACCTGTACTTGATGTTCAGTGAGGAGAACCTGATACCGTATGCACCAGAGCTGCTGATCCGGACGGAGTGGTTCATCAACTACAACCAGACTGTAGCCAGAGTGCGAGGGATTTACACTGCCCCCTCTGGCCTGGAGTCTACCTGCCTGGTGAGTAGCCATTGTGACACGCATTACAGATTCATGCGGATGGTAGACTTTGTAAgtttgctttattttaaaatggttttATATAATTGAGTCTTGAGGGGTTTTGTATTCATATCACTGTCGGAATCTTGCTTTTTCTATTCATCTAAGATTTTAATAACTAATCTTGATTTACAGTATCAGTATTTCATAGTTGCTCGTCATCCATAGTCAAAGGGTAAAGAGCCATCCAAAAGGAGGATAACTTTAGGATGTGGATATATTTAAGTAATTTGAATGAAGGCAGTCAGAATCAGGTTTATTTGCTGACTCCAGCTTTAAATTGCTCTAAATACTCCCATaatgatgcaataaaaaaaaaaatggcaccAAAACAGGTGTTGGTAGAGTTGATGCATTTTTCAGTGCTACCTTTTTCTTTGCAGGTGGTGGCTTACGGTCTGGACATCTACCAGACACGGGTCTATCCCTCAAAGCAATTTGACGTTTTAAAAGACGACTATGACTACATGCTGATCAGTAGCGTTCTCTTCGTGCTTTTCTTTGCCACCATGATCAGCAAACGCCTGGCAGAGGTAAAACTACTCAACCGGGCCTGGCGGTAAAAATGACGACCAAGCAAAACATCTTAACCCCCATCTCTGACAGCCGTGGCGCTGCCCAAAGGAACTCAGCCCAAAGAGATGAGATGGCTGGGGGGGGAAACCTGTAGAAGAGTGCAGGTCAAAGTTCAACACGGCCCATCTGGGActgcaggggtgggggggcaatGAAAGGAGGGATAGTAAAGGTTTTAATATGTTTTAACTTATTTTGGAAGCACAAGATATTGCCATTGCTGAATTAACTGTTTTG is a genomic window of Brachionichthys hirsutus isolate HB-005 chromosome 2, CSIRO-AGI_Bhir_v1, whole genome shotgun sequence containing:
- the emc1 gene encoding ER membrane protein complex subunit 1, which encodes MAKLNSLYLAFVVLCVTVDAVFEDQVGKFDWRQQYVGKVRFSHFDTYMQSSKKVLLATEKNIFAAVNTRTGDLFWRHVDKTGPEGNIDALLQHGQDALVIVGNGRLLRSWEINVGALNWEIVLDSGSFQAASLIGQQDNVKHVAVLKKNVVSLHYLSNGHQKWIENLPESESVDYQALYSGGDGEVYTLGVVPHSHMAIVVYSAEDGEIIKQISVDAPWLSNIPSSCAVIGNGMLTCVDPVAVSLYMLDLNEESRMTQIPLQTLGLEVTPDFHPVLVSTQPNQARQPLSEFFLQLGPEHYALLQLSNGEIVTLRDFEPAMLVSFAAAGEKTVAAVMAPKNQTACSLNLYSAETGRRLLDTTLIFNLDPNGGKPEKLYVQAFLKKDDAVGYRVMVQTEDHTLTFLQQPGRVMWTREEALSDVVTMEMVDLPLTGTQAELEGEFGKKADGLLAMVIKRLSSQLILLQAWVSHLWKLFYDARQPRSQVKNEVTIENLSRDEFNLQKMMVMVTASGKLFGIDSKTGSIVWKHYLENIPSSAAFKLMVQRTTAHFPHPPQCTLLIKDKETGLASLHVFNPIFGKRSHISPPALPQPILQSLLLPLMDQDYAKVLLLVDDQYKVTAFPSTKNVLQQLQEMASSIFFYLVDASQGRLSGYRLQTDLSTVLIWEAFLPTEVQKIVTIKGKRPNEHVHSQGRVMGDRSVLYKYLNPNLLAVVTESTDLHQERSFVGILLIDGVTGRIIHEAVQRKARGPVHVVHSENWVVYEYWSTKSRRNEFSVIELYEGMDLYNSTMFSSLDRPYAPQVLQQSYIFPSSISAVEATLTEKGITSRHLLIGLQSGGILSLPKMFLDPRRPEIISEQSREENLIPYAPELLIRTEWFINYNQTVARVRGIYTAPSGLESTCLVVAYGLDIYQTRVYPSKQFDVLKDDYDYMLISSVLFVLFFATMISKRLAEVKLLNRAWR